The Amblyomma americanum isolate KBUSLIRL-KWMA chromosome 3, ASM5285725v1, whole genome shotgun sequence genome window below encodes:
- the LOC144126378 gene encoding uncharacterized protein LOC144126378: MAAISTSTFYTRRRALTISKAEEVLTSICDRDDSDISDSESEGENCDAYDCDTEEYTDASSDSDSEDPKAHTSQRRILWRTAISAPENAVPDQETGCIFSEVRCDFSPPDYYKQYVKDDMLVEMAEKTNQRIHKDRGIAAKISAQEVKQFLGCSMLMGVIGYPRIRFFWKKVMAVSAIADTMPRDRFFQIRSNLCCQTEDDVTDKDKKLQRLWTVCRNGSAGLLVPGTTKLLLRG; this comes from the exons ATGGCTGCCATCAGCACGAGCACGTTTTACACGCGACGTCGAG ccCTCACCATTAGCAAAGCAGAGGAGGTATTAACATCAATTTGTGACCGTGACGACTCCGACATATCTGACTCGGAAAGTGAAGGAGAGAATTGTGATGCATACGACTGCGATACTGAGGAGTACACGGATGCCTCGTCAGACAGCGACAGCGAAGACCCGAAAGCTCACACATCACAGCGCCGTATTTTGTGGCGAACAGCGATTTCAGCTCCAGAAAATGCTGTGCCAGACCAAGAAACAGGCTGTATTTTTTCTGAAGTTAGGTGTGATTTCTCACCGCCTGATTACTACAAGCAGTACGTGAAAGACGATATGCTGGTTGAAATGGCTGAGAAAACGAACCAGCGGATCCACAAGGATAGAGGAATTGCGGCGAAAATCAGTGCTCAGGAAGTGAAGCAATTTTTGGGCTGCTCGATGCTGATGGGAGTTATAGGGTATCCACGGATCCGGTTCTTCTGGAAAAAAGTAATGGCTGTGAGCGCAATAGCTGACACCATGCCAAGAGATCGCTTCTTCCAGATTAGGTCTAACCTGTGCTGCCAAACTGAAGACGATGTCACCGACAAGGACAAAAAGTTGCAAAGGCTATGGACCGTTTGTCGAAATGGTTCGGCAGGGTTGCTTGTCCCTGGAACGACCAAACTGCTTTTGCGTGGATGA